From a single Streptomyces sp. NBC_01264 genomic region:
- a CDS encoding helix-turn-helix transcriptional regulator, translating into MPAPAAVPNSSLVSRSPVLRGLVHHYSSFSYGRMKPVRRLVTPNTVATVSFGFGSPISTDSLVDPALSRTCLSRADLPATTAVTGRHCGQVRGITLVMNPLGAYRLFGVPMHEWDRSHLSPADLLPHQFRHLPEQLEAADGAAQARILNEALPRLLGRGPFVAPEIAWAWSELHRTRGRIRVKELAAGTHWSVRHLERRFREHVGRSPAAIAAILRLNHAMRLQDRGVPLAKVAQLAGYHDQAHYNHAFKAAIGLTPTQLSADRLDWTPRAA; encoded by the coding sequence GTGCCCGCACCAGCCGCCGTGCCGAACAGCAGCCTCGTGTCCCGGTCGCCCGTCCTGCGCGGCCTCGTCCACCACTACTCGAGCTTCTCGTACGGGCGGATGAAGCCCGTGCGGCGGCTCGTCACGCCCAACACCGTGGCCACGGTCAGCTTCGGCTTCGGCTCCCCCATCTCGACCGACAGCCTGGTGGATCCGGCCCTTTCGCGCACCTGCCTGTCCCGGGCCGACCTGCCGGCGACCACCGCGGTCACGGGACGGCACTGCGGTCAGGTCCGGGGCATCACGCTCGTCATGAACCCGCTGGGCGCCTACCGGCTCTTCGGGGTGCCCATGCACGAGTGGGACCGGTCGCACCTGAGCCCCGCCGATCTGCTGCCCCACCAGTTCCGCCACCTGCCCGAGCAGTTGGAAGCAGCGGACGGGGCGGCGCAGGCCCGGATCCTGAACGAGGCGCTGCCGCGCCTGCTGGGGCGGGGCCCGTTCGTCGCTCCCGAGATCGCGTGGGCCTGGAGCGAACTCCACCGGACGCGCGGGCGGATCCGCGTCAAGGAACTGGCCGCCGGGACCCATTGGAGCGTCCGGCACCTCGAGCGGCGTTTCCGGGAGCACGTCGGACGGTCCCCCGCCGCCATCGCCGCGATCCTGCGGCTGAACCACGCCATGAGGCTGCAGGACCGGGGGGTCCCGCTGGCCAAGGTCGCGCAGTTGGCCGGCTATCACGACCAGGCCCACTACAACCACGCCTTCAAGGCAGCCATCGGACTGACGCCCACGCAGCTGTCCGCAGACCGGCTCGACTGGACGCCCCGGGCCGCCTGA
- a CDS encoding NUDIX hydrolase yields the protein MTTPDFIRTLRATAGHQLLLLPGVTAVVVDDEGRVLLGRRADTGRWSVVGGIAEPGEQPADTAVREVYEETAVRCVPDRVVLVQMLPPITYPNGDVCQFQDITFRCRATGGEARVNDNESLEVAWFAPDALPEPLESFAVNRIRQALRDEPTWFESPAEVGQA from the coding sequence ATGACCACACCTGACTTCATCCGCACCCTGCGCGCCACCGCCGGGCACCAGCTGCTGCTGCTGCCCGGGGTGACCGCCGTCGTCGTCGACGACGAGGGGCGGGTCCTGCTGGGCCGGCGCGCCGACACCGGACGCTGGTCGGTCGTCGGCGGGATCGCGGAGCCGGGGGAGCAGCCGGCCGACACGGCGGTGCGCGAGGTGTACGAGGAGACGGCCGTGCGGTGCGTACCCGACCGGGTGGTGCTGGTGCAGATGCTCCCGCCGATCACCTATCCGAACGGGGACGTCTGCCAGTTCCAGGACATCACCTTCCGCTGCCGGGCCACGGGCGGCGAGGCGCGGGTCAACGACAACGAGTCGCTGGAGGTGGCCTGGTTCGCCCCCGACGCGCTGCCGGAGCCGCTGGAGTCCTTCGCGGTGAACCGGATCCGCCAGGCCCTGCGGGACGAGCCGACCTGGTTCGAGTCCCCCGCGGAGGTGGGGCAGGCGTGA
- the lnt gene encoding apolipoprotein N-acyltransferase — MSSSATRAAGNESGNEAVKDTGKDTGNDQASGPVVREAVAGSPLRRRAGRLARPALAVLSGVLLYLSFPPRPLWWVAPFALALLGGCLYGRRARAGFGLGVLHGLGFLLPLLVWTGEGVGPVPWLALVTLESLLIGLTTLGIALVSRLPAWPLWGAAVWIAGEALRARAPFGGFSWGKLAFGQPDGVFLPLAALGGTPLLSFAVALCGFGLYEVVRVGADTRRATAALLAATAVAAPLAGALAARPLVSDAAEDGTVTAAVIQGNVPRAGFDFNAQRRQVLDNHANRTIQLAEDIKLGKVKKPDFVVWPENSSDIDPYAEPDAYAVIDNAVKTIGVPVAIGSVLAPETGPLRNTMILWDPVKGPVDTYDKRKIQPFGERIPMRSLVRLFSSDVDRVQRDFGPGKEPGVFDMAGSGVGMVTCYEAAFDDAVRSTVRAGAQVLAVPSNNATFGRTEMTYQQLAMDRVRAVEHSRTVLVPVTSGVSAVIRPDGEIVQQTKMFTADALVAEIPLRSTETPATRFGPLAEYLLLAVAAGGLGWTLARRMRRTP, encoded by the coding sequence ATGAGCAGCAGTGCGACCCGCGCGGCCGGGAACGAATCCGGGAACGAAGCCGTGAAGGACACCGGGAAGGACACCGGGAACGACCAGGCGTCGGGTCCGGTGGTACGGGAAGCCGTGGCGGGTTCCCCCCTGCGGCGCCGGGCCGGCCGGCTCGCGCGGCCCGCGCTCGCCGTCCTCTCCGGTGTGCTCCTCTACCTCAGCTTCCCGCCCCGCCCCCTGTGGTGGGTGGCCCCCTTCGCCCTCGCCCTGCTCGGCGGGTGCCTGTACGGACGCCGCGCGCGGGCCGGGTTCGGCCTCGGCGTGCTGCACGGGCTCGGGTTCCTGCTGCCGCTGCTCGTCTGGACCGGCGAGGGCGTCGGCCCGGTGCCGTGGCTGGCGCTGGTCACCCTCGAATCCCTGCTGATCGGCCTCACCACCCTCGGCATCGCCCTCGTCAGCCGGCTCCCCGCCTGGCCGCTGTGGGGCGCCGCCGTCTGGATCGCCGGTGAGGCGCTGCGCGCCCGGGCCCCCTTCGGCGGCTTCTCCTGGGGCAAGCTCGCCTTCGGCCAGCCCGACGGGGTCTTCCTGCCGCTCGCCGCGCTCGGGGGCACCCCGCTGCTCTCCTTCGCCGTGGCCCTGTGCGGATTCGGGCTGTACGAGGTGGTGCGCGTCGGCGCCGACACCCGCCGGGCCACCGCCGCACTGCTCGCCGCCACCGCCGTGGCCGCCCCGCTCGCCGGTGCCCTGGCCGCCCGGCCGCTGGTCTCCGACGCCGCCGAGGACGGCACGGTGACGGCCGCCGTCATCCAGGGCAACGTGCCCCGCGCCGGATTCGACTTCAACGCCCAGCGCCGTCAGGTCCTGGACAACCACGCCAACCGCACGATCCAGCTCGCCGAGGACATCAAGCTCGGCAAGGTGAAGAAGCCGGACTTCGTCGTCTGGCCGGAGAACTCCTCCGACATCGACCCGTACGCCGAGCCCGACGCCTACGCCGTGATCGACAACGCGGTCAAGACCATCGGGGTGCCCGTCGCCATCGGCTCCGTACTGGCCCCCGAGACGGGCCCGCTGCGCAACACGATGATCCTGTGGGACCCGGTCAAGGGCCCCGTCGACACCTACGACAAGCGCAAGATCCAGCCCTTCGGCGAGCGCATCCCGATGCGCTCCCTCGTCCGCCTCTTCAGCTCCGACGTCGACCGGGTCCAGCGGGACTTCGGCCCCGGCAAGGAGCCCGGGGTCTTCGACATGGCGGGCAGCGGGGTCGGCATGGTCACCTGCTACGAGGCCGCCTTCGACGACGCCGTCCGCTCCACCGTCCGGGCCGGCGCCCAGGTCCTCGCGGTGCCCAGCAACAACGCCACCTTCGGCCGCACCGAGATGACCTACCAGCAGCTCGCCATGGACCGGGTGCGGGCCGTGGAGCACAGCCGGACCGTCCTGGTGCCGGTCACCAGCGGGGTCAGCGCCGTGATCCGCCCCGACGGCGAGATCGTCCAGCAGACGAAGATGTTCACCGCCGACGCCCTGGTCGCGGAGATCCCGCTGCGCTCCACCGAGACGCCCGCCACCCGCTTCGGCCCGCTCGCCGAGTACCTCCTGCTGGCCGTCGCCGCGGGAGGCCTCGGCTGGACGCTCGCACGCCGGATGCGCCGTACCCCGTAA
- a CDS encoding DJ-1/PfpI family protein: MHAQIVLFDGFDPLDVIAPYEVLHAGGAASGGAVSVELVSAEGPREVVSGTGGLALRATGTLDPGRTGLVLVPGASGRVGEPGEVPDLDAGEGPWQQDEFIPVLIGRTLTTELPALLGAAMANPRMTVAAVCGGSLVLAMAGLLEGRNATTHHLGLDMLDATGVHAVRARVVDDGDLVTGAGVTSGLDLGLCLLEREVGPRIAQAVEELFAHERRGTVWRERGPAPVGF; the protein is encoded by the coding sequence ATGCACGCCCAGATCGTCCTGTTCGACGGCTTCGATCCACTCGACGTCATCGCCCCCTACGAGGTGCTCCACGCGGGGGGCGCCGCATCCGGCGGCGCGGTGAGCGTGGAACTGGTCTCCGCCGAAGGACCGCGCGAGGTGGTCAGCGGCACCGGGGGCCTGGCGCTGCGCGCCACGGGCACCCTGGACCCCGGCCGTACGGGCCTGGTCCTCGTTCCCGGCGCCTCGGGCCGTGTCGGAGAACCCGGGGAGGTCCCCGACCTCGACGCGGGCGAAGGGCCGTGGCAGCAGGACGAGTTCATCCCCGTCCTGATCGGCCGTACCCTGACCACCGAACTGCCCGCGCTGCTGGGGGCGGCGATGGCCAACCCGCGGATGACGGTCGCCGCGGTGTGCGGCGGCTCGCTCGTCCTGGCCATGGCCGGCCTGCTGGAGGGACGCAACGCGACCACCCACCACCTGGGCCTGGACATGCTCGACGCCACCGGCGTCCACGCCGTGCGCGCCCGCGTCGTCGACGACGGCGACCTCGTCACCGGCGCCGGTGTCACCTCCGGACTCGACCTGGGCCTGTGCCTGCTGGAACGCGAGGTGGGCCCGAGGATCGCGCAGGCCGTGGAGGAACTGTTCGCCCATGAACGCCGCGGCACCGTCTGGCGCGAGCGGGGCCCGGCCCCGGTCGGCTTCTGA
- a CDS encoding GlxA family transcriptional regulator, with protein MHTVAVLALDRVIPFDLSTPIEVFTRTRLPDGRQAYQIRVCAERPEVDAGSFALRAPWGLEGLRGADTIIVPGTDVPTAPLAPAVRDALLEAAAQGTRIASICSGTFPLAATGLLNGLRATTHWMAADLLAATYPDIEVDPDVLYVDNGRILTSAGAAAGLDLCLHMIRKDYGSAVAADAARLSVMPLEREGGQAQFIVHDHAPTPRGSVLEPLLSWLQENLASELTLADIAARSGTSTRTLIRRFREQTGTTPLQWLHRARIRQAQHLLETTQHSVERIGAQVGFGSPTAFRDRFKRTTGVSPHAYRRAFS; from the coding sequence ATGCACACCGTCGCCGTCCTCGCCCTGGACCGGGTGATCCCTTTCGATCTGTCCACCCCGATCGAGGTCTTCACCCGTACCCGCCTGCCGGACGGCCGCCAGGCCTACCAGATCCGGGTGTGCGCGGAGCGGCCGGAGGTCGACGCGGGTTCCTTCGCCCTGCGCGCGCCGTGGGGACTGGAGGGGCTCCGCGGCGCGGACACGATCATCGTGCCCGGCACCGACGTCCCCACGGCCCCGCTCGCTCCCGCGGTCCGGGACGCGCTGCTGGAGGCGGCCGCGCAGGGCACGCGCATCGCATCGATCTGCTCGGGCACGTTCCCGCTGGCCGCCACCGGGCTCCTGAACGGCCTGCGGGCGACGACCCATTGGATGGCGGCCGACCTCCTCGCCGCCACCTATCCGGACATCGAGGTCGACCCGGACGTCCTGTACGTCGACAACGGGCGGATCCTCACCTCGGCCGGCGCCGCCGCGGGCCTGGACCTGTGCCTGCACATGATCCGCAAGGACTACGGCTCGGCGGTCGCCGCCGACGCGGCCCGGTTGTCCGTCATGCCCCTGGAACGGGAGGGCGGGCAGGCGCAGTTCATCGTGCACGACCACGCGCCCACCCCCAGGGGTTCCGTGCTGGAACCCCTGCTCTCCTGGCTGCAGGAGAACCTGGCTTCCGAGCTCACGCTCGCCGACATCGCCGCCCGCTCCGGAACCAGCACGCGAACCCTGATCCGCCGCTTCCGCGAGCAGACGGGGACCACCCCGCTCCAGTGGCTCCACCGCGCCCGGATCCGCCAGGCGCAGCACCTCCTGGAGACCACGCAGCACTCCGTGGAACGGATCGGTGCCCAGGTCGGCTTCGGCTCGCCCACCGCCTTCCGCGACCGCTTCAAACGCACCACCGGGGTCAGCCCCCACGCGTACCGCCGCGCGTTCAGCTGA
- a CDS encoding glutamate racemase, whose translation MKIALMDSGIGLLAASAAMRRLRPDADLVLSCDPDGMPWGPRTPQDLTGRALDVARAAASHRPDALIVACNTASVHALPALRAALEPAVPVIGTVPAIKPAAAAGGRVAIWATPATTGSPYQRGLIRDFADGARVTEVPCPGLADAVEAGDEAAVVRAVAAAAALTPADVTDVVLGCTHYELVEAPIRAALDRRTGGGAYVFHGSAEPVAVQALRRLGARPEPGLPATGSLTVLLSGRPGTLPEPAFGYAEGRLLAARGAGVGGSVTG comes from the coding sequence GTGAAGATCGCCCTCATGGACTCCGGTATCGGCCTGCTCGCGGCGTCCGCCGCGATGCGGCGGCTGCGGCCGGACGCGGACCTGGTGCTGTCCTGCGACCCCGACGGGATGCCCTGGGGTCCGCGGACCCCGCAGGACCTCACCGGGCGGGCCCTCGACGTCGCGCGGGCCGCCGCCTCGCACCGGCCGGACGCGCTGATCGTCGCCTGCAACACCGCTTCCGTGCACGCACTGCCCGCGCTGCGCGCCGCGCTGGAGCCCGCGGTCCCGGTCATCGGGACCGTGCCGGCGATCAAGCCCGCCGCCGCCGCCGGAGGGCGCGTGGCGATCTGGGCCACCCCCGCCACCACGGGCAGCCCCTACCAGCGCGGCCTGATCCGCGACTTCGCCGACGGCGCGCGCGTCACCGAGGTGCCCTGCCCGGGACTGGCCGACGCCGTCGAGGCCGGCGACGAGGCCGCCGTCGTACGGGCCGTCGCCGCGGCTGCCGCGCTGACCCCGGCCGACGTCACCGACGTGGTGCTCGGCTGCACCCACTACGAGCTGGTCGAGGCCCCCATCCGGGCCGCCCTCGACCGGCGCACCGGCGGTGGCGCGTACGTCTTCCACGGCTCCGCCGAGCCCGTCGCCGTCCAGGCCCTGCGCCGGCTCGGCGCCCGCCCGGAGCCCGGCCTCCCGGCCACCGGCAGCCTGACCGTCCTGCTCAGCGGCCGCCCCGGCACGCTGCCCGAGCCCGCCTTCGGGTACGCCGAAGGCCGGTTGCTGGCGGCGCGCGGCGCCGGCGTCGGGGGATCCGTCACGGGGTGA
- a CDS encoding glycosyltransferase, with translation MGYLLVAACASLAVWLWLTLGHGMFWRTDTRLPPRHAPAHWPSVAIVVPARDEAEVLPHSLPSLLAQDYPGGAEVVLVDDGSTDGTGTLARQLAGEHGGLPLTVLSPGEPGAGWTGKLWALRHGIAHATSDARSGIGPDARSDARSGIRPDARSGIRPGARPDYLLLTDADIAHEPDSLRELVAAATSADLDLVSQMARLRAVSVWERLIVPAFVYFFAQLYPFRRINRPASRTAAAAGGCVLLRTEAAVRAGIPESIRQAVIDDVSLARAVQRTGGRIWLGLAERVDSVRPYTSLADLWRMVSRSAYAQLRHQPLLLAGTVAGLVLVYLVPPAALLAGLAAGRPAVAWTGGLAWLLMSGTYLPMLRHYRQPAVLAPLLPVTALLYLLMTVDSAVQHYRGRGAAWKGRTYARPDEA, from the coding sequence ATGGGTTACCTCCTCGTCGCCGCGTGCGCCTCGCTCGCCGTCTGGCTCTGGCTCACTCTGGGCCACGGCATGTTCTGGCGGACCGATACGCGCCTGCCTCCCCGGCACGCCCCCGCCCACTGGCCGTCCGTCGCGATCGTGGTCCCGGCCAGGGACGAGGCCGAGGTGCTGCCGCACAGCCTGCCCTCGCTCCTCGCGCAGGACTATCCCGGCGGGGCCGAGGTCGTCCTGGTCGACGACGGCAGTACGGACGGCACGGGCACCCTCGCCCGGCAGCTGGCCGGGGAGCACGGCGGGCTGCCCCTGACGGTCCTCTCCCCCGGCGAGCCCGGCGCCGGCTGGACCGGCAAGCTCTGGGCCCTGCGGCACGGCATCGCGCACGCGACCTCCGACGCCCGCTCCGGCATCGGCCCCGACGCCCGTTCCGACGCCCGCTCCGGCATCCGCCCCGACGCCCGTTCCGGCATCCGTCCCGGCGCCCGCCCCGACTACCTGCTCCTCACCGACGCCGACATCGCCCACGAACCCGACAGCCTGCGCGAGCTGGTCGCCGCCGCGACCTCGGCCGACCTCGACCTGGTCTCGCAGATGGCCCGGCTGCGCGCCGTCAGCGTCTGGGAGCGGCTGATCGTGCCGGCCTTCGTGTACTTCTTCGCCCAGCTCTACCCCTTCCGCCGGATCAACCGCCCCGCCTCCCGTACCGCGGCCGCCGCCGGCGGGTGCGTCCTGCTGCGCACCGAGGCGGCCGTGCGGGCCGGGATCCCGGAGTCGATCCGGCAGGCCGTCATCGACGACGTCTCCCTCGCCCGGGCGGTCCAGCGCACCGGTGGGCGGATCTGGCTCGGCCTCGCGGAGCGGGTGGACAGCGTGCGCCCGTACACCTCCCTCGCGGACCTGTGGCGGATGGTCTCGCGCAGCGCCTACGCGCAACTGCGCCACCAGCCCCTGCTCCTGGCGGGGACGGTGGCCGGGCTGGTCCTGGTCTACCTCGTGCCGCCGGCCGCGCTCCTCGCCGGCCTCGCCGCCGGCCGGCCCGCCGTCGCCTGGACCGGCGGTCTGGCCTGGCTGCTGATGTCCGGGACCTACCTGCCGATGCTGCGCCACTACCGCCAGCCGGCGGTCCTCGCGCCGCTCCTCCCGGTCACCGCGCTGCTGTACCTCCTGATGACCGTCGACTCGGCCGTGCAGCACTACCGCGGACGCGGGGCGGCATGGAAGGGCCGTACCTATGCCCGCCCCGATGAGGCCTGA
- a CDS encoding DUF6643 family protein, whose product MTSPRSTYGGGYYSAPSFPDTPIYDSLVAERGTPQIAPIRVPAAYDSPSSGYSSGGYLPALASSLPALPAALPPARPQQQQAPAYGYPYQQQAAPQQMPHMQPMQQMPPMPQPMSMPMPLQQAPVPYVPQQPQPFAARTGYVPQPQPQQPRPVATGTGYEAMRPAAPRPMQAQPAPVPAASFEDPYGRPYQPQGRGY is encoded by the coding sequence ATGACCTCCCCCCGCTCCACTTATGGCGGCGGTTACTACTCCGCGCCCTCCTTCCCGGACACCCCTATCTACGACTCCCTCGTCGCCGAACGCGGGACCCCGCAGATCGCCCCGATCCGCGTCCCCGCCGCCTACGACTCCCCGAGTTCGGGCTACTCGAGCGGTGGGTACCTCCCGGCTCTCGCGTCCTCGCTCCCCGCCCTCCCGGCAGCGCTGCCGCCCGCCCGCCCGCAACAGCAGCAGGCGCCGGCGTACGGCTACCCGTACCAGCAGCAGGCCGCGCCCCAGCAGATGCCGCACATGCAACCGATGCAGCAGATGCCCCCGATGCCGCAGCCCATGTCGATGCCGATGCCGCTCCAGCAGGCGCCGGTGCCGTACGTGCCGCAGCAGCCGCAGCCGTTCGCGGCCCGCACGGGTTACGTGCCGCAGCCCCAGCCGCAGCAGCCCCGCCCGGTGGCCACGGGCACCGGGTACGAGGCGATGCGCCCGGCCGCGCCGCGTCCGATGCAGGCGCAGCCCGCGCCCGTCCCGGCCGCCTCGTTCGAGGACCCGTACGGACGTCCGTACCAGCCGCAGGGGCGCGGTTACTGA
- a CDS encoding MOSC domain-containing protein has translation MVKLRVQELHVHPVKSVAGTAPDEVAVEPWGLSGDRRWAVVDGEGAVITQRQQPRLALARARPLGGGGFEVSAPDMADLTVEVPGLGPLEPVMLFGKKIETVAAAQAAADWFTAYLGVPAHLVHLDDPAVRRPVDPQYALPGETVSLADGYPLLITTLASLDALNVLIAQGSHPDEGPLPMNRFRPNVVVSGAEAWAEDGWERLAIGDAVFRGARECGRCIVTTTDQTTALRGKEPLQTLARHRRIGKSLAFGRLLVPVRPGTLRVGDEVRVLA, from the coding sequence ATGGTGAAACTGCGTGTCCAGGAGCTCCACGTCCATCCCGTCAAGTCGGTGGCGGGGACGGCACCCGACGAGGTGGCCGTGGAGCCCTGGGGGCTGTCCGGTGACCGCCGGTGGGCGGTGGTGGACGGGGAGGGCGCGGTCATCACCCAACGCCAGCAGCCGAGGCTGGCCTTGGCGCGGGCCCGCCCGCTGGGGGGCGGCGGGTTCGAGGTCTCGGCGCCGGACATGGCGGATCTGACGGTGGAGGTCCCGGGACTGGGTCCGCTGGAACCGGTGATGCTCTTCGGCAAGAAGATCGAGACCGTGGCGGCGGCCCAGGCCGCCGCCGACTGGTTCACCGCCTACCTGGGCGTACCCGCCCATCTGGTGCACCTGGACGACCCGGCCGTACGTCGGCCCGTCGATCCCCAGTACGCGCTGCCCGGCGAGACCGTGAGCCTCGCCGACGGCTATCCGCTGCTGATCACCACCCTCGCCTCGCTGGACGCGCTCAACGTGCTGATCGCGCAGGGCAGCCATCCGGACGAGGGTCCGCTCCCGATGAACCGGTTCCGCCCGAACGTGGTGGTGTCCGGAGCCGAGGCGTGGGCCGAGGACGGCTGGGAGCGCCTCGCGATCGGCGACGCCGTCTTCCGCGGGGCGCGCGAGTGCGGCCGCTGCATCGTGACGACCACCGACCAGACGACGGCGCTCCGGGGCAAGGAGCCGCTCCAGACCCTGGCCAGGCACCGGCGGATCGGGAAGTCCCTGGCCTTCGGGCGGCTGCTGGTGCCGGTGCGGCCGGGGACGCTGCGGGTCGGCGACGAGGTGCGCGTCCTGGCGTGA
- a CDS encoding Rv1733c family protein: MRTAMGVWRWRRNPLRRQTDLFEAWVAFAALLCVLLVAPAIGWAAGLRVDGTLQRAVREQREERHLVPAVVVRPTPDPLLGAATDPAAQRQAPQRTQIVASWTAPDGSNHQGTVPAAEEPPHPGDRFRIWTDTHGRIVGQPLDPSSASFHAGVAGLAAALGIAALVETLRRLVVRRLMHRRYIRLDRAWAAAGPDWGRADAGS, translated from the coding sequence GTGCGGACAGCAATGGGAGTGTGGCGTTGGCGGCGCAATCCGCTGCGCCGCCAGACGGATCTATTCGAGGCCTGGGTGGCCTTCGCGGCGCTGCTGTGCGTCCTCCTGGTGGCTCCGGCCATCGGCTGGGCGGCCGGCCTGCGGGTGGACGGCACGCTGCAGCGGGCCGTGCGCGAACAGCGCGAGGAGCGTCATCTCGTACCGGCGGTGGTGGTCCGGCCGACACCGGATCCGCTCCTCGGCGCGGCCACCGACCCGGCGGCGCAGCGCCAGGCCCCGCAGCGTACGCAGATCGTCGCCTCGTGGACGGCGCCCGACGGCAGCAACCACCAGGGCACCGTGCCGGCCGCGGAGGAACCGCCGCATCCGGGCGACCGGTTCCGGATATGGACCGATACGCACGGCCGGATCGTCGGGCAGCCCCTCGACCCCTCCTCCGCCAGTTTCCACGCGGGCGTGGCCGGGCTCGCCGCGGCCCTGGGCATCGCCGCGCTCGTGGAGACGCTTCGCCGCCTGGTCGTACGAAGGCTCATGCATCGGCGGTACATCCGGCTGGACCGCGCGTGGGCCGCGGCGGGACCTGACTGGGGCCGGGCTGACGCGGGCAGCTGA
- a CDS encoding IS110 family transposase, producing MADTDNGDTEEIEQAEEFVARVAAIDIAKASGMVCVRTPHEDEPGKRVQRVFNTVATSGAILDLADHLICQGVTRVVMEATSTYWKPYFFLLESRGLECWLVNARDVKNVPGRPKTDRLDAVWLAKLAERGMLRASFVPPKPVRELRDLTRARAVMTHERTRHKQRTEKLLEDAQIKLSTVIADIFGVSGRAMLEALIAGERSPKALAELAHGTIKASHTALAEALTGRFEEHHAFMCRMLLDTVDYLTVQIDKLTARITIRLAELSTTEDHEGPGQGTLIPITDVERLDEIPGVGPSTAQVILAETGLDMSVFPTAGHLVSWAKLSPRTIQSGGKNTSGPTGKGNPWLRGALGEAAISAARTDTFLGARYRRLVKRRGHMKALVAVARSILVSVWHLMNDPTARYRDLGADWHTRNLDPHRKSRDLVRQLKALGHDVTLTPATT from the coding sequence ATGGCGGACACCGACAACGGTGACACCGAGGAGATCGAGCAGGCCGAGGAGTTCGTGGCACGGGTCGCCGCGATCGACATCGCCAAGGCATCGGGCATGGTCTGCGTACGAACCCCGCACGAAGACGAGCCCGGCAAGCGCGTGCAGCGGGTCTTCAACACCGTCGCGACCAGCGGAGCGATCCTGGACCTGGCCGACCACCTGATCTGCCAGGGCGTCACCCGGGTGGTCATGGAGGCCACCTCGACGTACTGGAAGCCGTACTTCTTCCTCCTCGAATCCCGGGGACTGGAGTGCTGGCTGGTCAACGCCCGTGACGTCAAGAACGTCCCGGGCCGGCCCAAGACCGACCGCCTGGACGCGGTCTGGCTGGCGAAGCTGGCCGAGCGCGGCATGCTCCGGGCCTCGTTCGTGCCCCCGAAGCCGGTCCGTGAACTGCGCGACCTCACCCGGGCACGTGCGGTGATGACCCATGAACGCACCCGGCACAAGCAGCGCACCGAGAAGCTCCTCGAGGACGCCCAGATCAAGCTGTCCACCGTGATTGCCGACATCTTCGGCGTCTCCGGACGCGCGATGCTGGAGGCCCTGATCGCGGGCGAGCGCAGCCCCAAGGCCCTCGCGGAGCTGGCTCACGGCACGATCAAGGCCAGCCACACCGCCCTCGCCGAAGCCCTGACCGGGCGTTTCGAGGAGCATCACGCTTTCATGTGCCGGATGCTGCTGGACACCGTCGACTACCTCACCGTGCAGATCGACAAGCTCACCGCCCGGATCACCATCCGCCTGGCCGAGCTGTCCACCACCGAGGACCACGAAGGCCCCGGACAGGGCACGCTAATCCCGATCACCGACGTGGAACGCCTCGACGAGATCCCCGGCGTCGGCCCCAGCACCGCGCAGGTGATCCTCGCCGAGACCGGCCTGGACATGTCCGTCTTCCCCACCGCCGGCCACCTTGTCTCCTGGGCGAAACTCTCCCCACGCACCATCCAGTCCGGGGGAAAGAACACCTCCGGGCCGACGGGCAAGGGCAATCCCTGGCTCCGGGGAGCCCTGGGCGAGGCAGCGATCTCCGCCGCGCGCACCGACACCTTCCTCGGCGCCCGCTACCGCCGCCTCGTCAAACGCCGCGGCCACATGAAAGCCCTGGTCGCCGTCGCCCGCTCCATCCTCGTCTCCGTCTGGCACCTCATGAACGACCCCACCGCCCGCTACCGCGACCTCGGCGCAGACTGGCACACCCGCAACCTCGACCCCCACCGCAAGAGCCGCGACCTCGTCCGCCAACTCAAGGCCCTCGGCCACGACGTCACCCTCACCCCGGCAACCACCTGA